One segment of Gammaproteobacteria bacterium DNA contains the following:
- a CDS encoding adenylate kinase codes for MKIILLGAPGAGKGTVAKMLTALDGSVQISTGDILRGAVQAGTELGQKANAFMKAGDLVPDELIMGIMRDRLQEPDCQKGFLLDGFPRTIPQAEALKTLLTEIGVSLDMAVNLQVPRDVILDRLTTRRTCENPACQAIYNVKSQPPKVEGICDKCGSKVVQREDETEEAISHRLATYNEKTAPLTDFYEKEGLLVNVDAVSSDAVVAAIQSKLKAG; via the coding sequence ATGAAAATTATTTTGTTAGGTGCCCCAGGTGCAGGAAAGGGAACGGTTGCAAAGATGCTCACGGCGCTGGACGGCTCGGTGCAGATTTCCACCGGTGACATTTTGCGCGGCGCGGTACAGGCCGGCACCGAACTGGGCCAAAAGGCCAATGCCTTCATGAAGGCGGGAGATCTGGTGCCCGACGAATTGATCATGGGCATTATGCGCGATCGCCTTCAGGAGCCCGATTGTCAAAAGGGCTTTTTGCTGGATGGTTTTCCGCGCACCATTCCCCAGGCCGAGGCGTTGAAAACCCTGCTCACCGAGATCGGCGTCAGCCTGGATATGGCGGTCAATCTGCAAGTGCCTCGCGACGTGATCCTTGATCGACTGACCACACGTCGCACCTGTGAAAATCCGGCCTGTCAGGCGATCTACAATGTCAAAAGTCAGCCACCCAAGGTGGAGGGGATTTGTGACAAGTGTGGCAGCAAGGTCGTGCAGCGCGAAGATGAGACGGAAGAGGCGATCAGCCATCGTCTGGCAACCTATAATGAAAAGACCGCGCCATTGACCGATTTTTATGAGAAAGAAGGGCTGTTGGTGAATGTGGATGCGGTGTCGAGTGATGCGGTCGTTGCCGCGATTCAGAGCAAGCTCAAGGCCGGTTAA